A genomic segment from Bdellovibrio sp. ArHS encodes:
- a CDS encoding ATP-dependent DNA helicase, which yields MRKIALDLKQFAVPAPRVGSIESHSGYGPIPTSGQEVHVMIQRQRVRENSGYTPEKKYVHSFTADPYEFVISGRADGCVEATGLIEEIKSSFDIDDLRAKLEREPNHPYVWQLRTYGYFHFQQTGQFPTLKLHLVSLRNFKSYDLNVELDLDGYEAWLKIRLAELVEETKEKEKLFKKRQKAGEDMNFPFASPRKGQKELVETISENLKNENPLLVQAPTGLGKTIGVLYPSLKEALPRGQRVVYVTPKNSQHQVAEEAVERLQEQGCKIRSLTITAKSKMCLKAEPLCNPQYCEFAKDYYQKVAEHDLINKLSRLRSLDSEKLKTMGEEFQVCPFELSVEAIERADVVIGDYNYVFAPRSLIGRLAAPLLEENEKANLVIDEAHNLPSRAQDYFSPSISTQQLALLEKDFSRLPPTFYMQAQALCQRARRLISSYGKDGISKKVTIDLDPFLEIEQDVREMTTSYLESETEILPQDPILRMMNMWSEFVASLTLSGDEFFQTYQKSTFSEMLKITCCDASEHLASAYKEFKNVVAFSATLKPFTYYQELMGFPEETTKQVEFSSPFEKDNRKLLIIPQISTKFSDRHVSAGKIVETIQRITALRKGNYIALFPSFEFLRMVEAKLSLPEFQILVQEREMKQKQTQEYLEELKAGNKPTLLMGVQGGVFSEGVDFPGDMLIGAFVIGPALPNFDFEREQIRAYYELRYGKENAFNYAYVYPAMAKAIQSAGRVIRSETDRGVIVMLDSRFLQASYAETMPDGWFNESPQELVSRQILSDIKEFWGTSV from the coding sequence ATGAGAAAAATAGCGTTGGACCTAAAACAATTTGCCGTGCCTGCGCCTCGTGTTGGTAGCATCGAGTCGCATTCAGGCTATGGACCGATCCCCACCAGTGGTCAGGAAGTGCATGTGATGATCCAGCGCCAACGCGTGCGCGAAAACTCTGGCTACACGCCGGAAAAGAAATACGTCCATTCATTTACGGCAGATCCCTATGAATTTGTTATTTCAGGAAGAGCCGATGGCTGTGTCGAAGCCACAGGTTTGATTGAAGAAATCAAGTCCTCTTTTGATATTGATGATTTGCGGGCAAAGCTGGAACGCGAGCCCAATCATCCCTACGTCTGGCAATTAAGAACCTATGGCTATTTCCACTTTCAACAGACCGGGCAATTCCCCACCTTGAAGTTGCATTTGGTGTCACTACGAAATTTCAAATCTTATGACCTGAATGTGGAATTGGATTTGGACGGCTATGAAGCCTGGTTAAAGATCCGTCTGGCTGAACTGGTGGAAGAAACCAAAGAAAAAGAAAAACTTTTTAAAAAACGGCAAAAAGCTGGCGAAGACATGAACTTCCCATTTGCTTCGCCTCGCAAGGGGCAAAAAGAGCTTGTCGAAACAATTTCTGAAAATCTGAAAAATGAAAATCCACTTTTAGTGCAAGCCCCTACCGGACTAGGTAAAACTATCGGTGTGCTTTATCCATCGCTGAAAGAAGCTTTACCGCGCGGGCAGCGAGTCGTCTATGTTACGCCAAAGAACTCGCAACACCAGGTGGCTGAAGAAGCGGTGGAACGCCTGCAAGAGCAAGGATGCAAAATACGCTCGTTGACTATCACTGCCAAAAGTAAGATGTGCCTGAAAGCCGAGCCTTTGTGCAATCCGCAGTACTGCGAATTCGCGAAAGACTACTATCAAAAGGTGGCCGAACACGATCTGATCAATAAGCTTTCACGACTGCGCAGTCTAGACAGTGAAAAATTAAAGACCATGGGCGAAGAGTTTCAAGTTTGCCCTTTTGAGTTGTCGGTGGAAGCCATTGAACGCGCCGACGTGGTCATCGGAGATTACAACTATGTCTTTGCTCCCCGCAGCCTGATCGGACGCCTGGCGGCGCCTCTTTTAGAAGAAAATGAAAAAGCGAATCTGGTGATTGACGAGGCTCACAATCTTCCTTCGCGCGCCCAGGACTATTTTTCGCCGAGCATTTCAACTCAACAACTGGCTTTGCTGGAAAAAGATTTTTCCCGTCTGCCGCCCACTTTTTACATGCAGGCTCAGGCCTTGTGTCAGCGCGCGCGCCGGCTGATTTCTTCCTATGGCAAAGATGGCATTTCCAAAAAAGTCACTATCGACTTAGATCCCTTCCTGGAAATTGAACAGGATGTTCGGGAAATGACCACGTCTTATCTGGAATCAGAAACTGAAATACTGCCGCAGGACCCGATTTTGCGCATGATGAATATGTGGTCCGAATTCGTGGCCTCTTTGACTTTAAGCGGGGATGAATTTTTTCAGACCTATCAAAAAAGCACTTTCAGCGAAATGCTTAAGATCACCTGTTGTGATGCCTCGGAACATTTGGCTTCCGCATACAAAGAATTTAAAAACGTCGTGGCTTTTTCCGCGACGTTGAAACCCTTCACCTACTATCAAGAGCTGATGGGGTTCCCCGAAGAAACCACCAAACAGGTTGAGTTTTCTTCGCCATTTGAAAAAGATAATCGCAAACTTCTGATTATCCCACAGATCTCCACGAAGTTTTCTGATCGTCATGTCAGTGCCGGAAAAATTGTCGAAACCATTCAAAGGATCACGGCACTGCGAAAAGGCAACTATATCGCTCTTTTCCCCAGTTTCGAATTTCTGCGCATGGTGGAAGCCAAACTTTCTTTGCCGGAATTTCAGATTTTGGTGCAGGAACGCGAAATGAAACAAAAGCAAACTCAAGAGTATCTTGAGGAGCTGAAAGCCGGGAACAAACCAACACTTCTTATGGGCGTGCAAGGTGGTGTCTTTTCCGAAGGCGTGGACTTTCCCGGAGATATGCTGATCGGGGCTTTTGTGATCGGCCCGGCTCTTCCCAACTTTGATTTTGAGCGCGAGCAAATACGCGCCTACTATGAGCTTCGCTATGGCAAGGAAAACGCGTTCAACTACGCCTACGTCTATCCGGCCATGGCCAAAGCCATTCAGTCAGCGGGACGGGTGATTCGTTCGGAAACAGATCGTGGTGTTATTGTCATGCTGGATTCCCGCTTCCTGCAGGCCAGCTATGCTGAGACTATGCCTGACGGCTGGTTCAATGAATCTCCGCAAGAGCTCGTTTCGCGTCAGATTCTAAGCGACATCAAAGAGTTTTGGGGGACCTCTGTATGA
- a CDS encoding PA0069 family radical SAM protein: MTREFRKNIRGRGASSNVTNRYDSLKYEATTEDFDNYLEDEKALLKTEVLKDSSRTIITENKSPDIGFTFSINPYRGCEHGCAYCYARPTHEYLGLSPGLDFESKIFVKEEAPQLLRTALLKPSWQPAVIAMSGITDCYQPLERKMQLTRGCLEVLLEFKNPVSLITKNALVTRDVDLLAPMAAYNGVLVFISITSLDDELVQVLEPRTSRPAARLKALETLAHAGVPVGVNVAPCIPGLNDHEMPAILKAARDAGAQYAGYTPLRLPSSVSPLFEEWLDVHRPLKKEKILNSVRDIRGGKLNDPNFGSRMRGQGARAEQMAQMFKLYTRKYDLNVKKFELSTEHFQRRGDQLKFDID, from the coding sequence ATGACCCGGGAATTTCGCAAAAACATCCGTGGTCGCGGCGCCAGTAGCAATGTCACCAATCGTTACGACTCTTTGAAATATGAAGCTACTACAGAAGATTTCGACAATTATCTTGAGGACGAAAAAGCTCTTCTTAAAACGGAAGTTCTGAAAGATTCTTCGCGCACGATTATCACGGAAAATAAAAGCCCAGACATCGGCTTTACTTTTTCAATCAATCCTTATCGCGGCTGTGAACACGGCTGCGCGTATTGCTACGCGCGCCCCACTCACGAGTACTTAGGTTTATCGCCGGGATTGGATTTTGAATCTAAAATTTTTGTGAAAGAAGAAGCCCCGCAACTTTTGCGAACCGCTTTACTGAAGCCCTCGTGGCAACCCGCAGTGATTGCTATGAGTGGCATCACCGATTGCTACCAGCCCTTAGAAAGAAAGATGCAACTAACGCGTGGATGCCTGGAAGTTCTATTAGAGTTTAAAAATCCTGTTTCCTTGATCACCAAAAATGCTTTAGTCACTCGCGACGTAGACCTTCTGGCGCCAATGGCGGCTTATAATGGAGTTTTAGTTTTTATTTCCATCACTTCTTTAGATGATGAACTTGTGCAGGTTTTGGAGCCGCGCACCTCCCGTCCCGCTGCCCGCCTGAAAGCTCTTGAAACTCTGGCTCACGCGGGTGTGCCTGTGGGCGTGAATGTCGCTCCTTGCATTCCGGGATTGAATGACCACGAAATGCCGGCCATTTTAAAAGCAGCCCGGGACGCGGGAGCCCAGTATGCCGGCTACACACCTTTGCGTTTGCCGTCGTCCGTCAGTCCTCTTTTTGAAGAATGGCTGGACGTCCATCGCCCCTTGAAAAAGGAAAAAATCTTGAACTCGGTGCGTGATATACGTGGCGGCAAACTCAATGATCCTAACTTTGGCTCGCGTATGCGCGGACAGGGAGCTCGCGCCGAACAAATGGCGCAAATGTTCAAGCTTTATACTCGCAAATATGACTTAAATGTGAAAAAGTTTGAGCTCTCGACTGAGCACTTTCAGCGCCGCGGGGATCAACTAAAATTTGATATAGATTAA